The DNA segment CCGAGTTTCCCCCCCTCAATCAGAAAGGTCCCGTCGCGGGTGGTCCCGGTCACCATGGTTTTCATCGGGTTGAGATAATTTATGTACCAGAAATGCGTGATCAAGATTCCTTTATCGGTTGCTTTTATCATGTCGTCAAAACTGCTGTCACCGGGTGCGACCACCATATTTTTCGGATAGGGGCCGAAACTGTTGTTGGGGGGAAGGGCGTTGCCGGTCGATTTTTCGCCCATCAGGTCGGCATAATATGAATTATACACCACGCCCTTGGCAATACCGTTCTCCACCAGTGGAACTTTAATTTTCGGCGTGCCTTCATAATCAAAGGGCGGATTATTGAATGATTTGTCGAACGGGTCCTCCGCCACCGAGAAATTGTCTCCGGCTATTTTCTGGCCGATTTTGCCTGCCATAAACGATCTATGCTCATACAGGGTTTTGCACCCGAAGCCCATAAAGGCCAGCATAAGGAGAAGTTGCCCCACCGCCGCCGGTTCCAGGATAACCGTGTACTGCCCGTCCGGCATAGCAATGGCATCACGGGACATTACCGCTTTCTGCGTTGCCGTCTTGGCCAGGCTGTCAAAATCAATCTGGGACGCATCCGGGTCGAAAGCCGACGCCCATCCCGAATTATTCTCTTTCCCGGAAAGAGTCATTGACAACTGAGCATTATTTCCCGCGAAATATCTATCCACTCCGAGGCTGTTGACGACGGACAAAACCTTGGTTTCGATACGATATGCTCCCGACGCCTCCAAATTCCCCTTTCGCCCGATAGCCGCGATCCGTTCCACCGCTTCCGCCCGCTTCTCCGGGGAACAGCCGGTCGTGCCTTCGGAAAGGGAATTTTCATTGAGGTTCGTGCCATCAGGTTTGGGCAAAGAGACAAAATTGTCATCGGTTTGAGCATGCACCAGCAAGGCGGCGCTGTCAGCCAGGGCCTTTCTTATCCCTTCGTCGGACATATCACCGGTCGCCAGAACACTTATTTTTTTATCCTTGACCGTCCTGATATAGAGAGTAGTTTCTTCGGTATCGATATTCTGGTGGATTTTCGATTCGGCGAAACGGGTCAGGCTGAGACGATTATTTTCCAGAACCGCTTCGGTCATATCCCCTTGGGAACCCTTAAGAACCGCCTGCAGAATCGCCTGAGCTTTTGATTTTTCAATCATCGCCTTACCCTCCCACCTGAATATTATCGAAGCGGCATGGCGAGGCGCCCTGTCCGGTGCGGGCATTCTGCCCCGGTTCTCCCTTGCCGCAGTTGGGCGTACCCCAGACCTTCCAGCTTTTGGCCTCGGCGATCGCCGTGCATTTGTTCCAGAAATCGGTGGTACAGCCTGAATAGGTGGGACTCTTGATCGGCCCGGCCAGTTTGCCCCCATTGATCAGCCAGCCGATTTCACACCCCATCTGGAAATACTTACGCTGATCGTCAATGGACCAGGAATTGACAGTATCCATGAATATGCCGTCGTCGATACCGGAAATAATTTCTTCGAGCGTTTTGTCACCGGGGAGAAGATTGATATTTGTCATCCGCACCAGGGGAA comes from the Candidatus Zixiibacteriota bacterium genome and includes:
- a CDS encoding putative Peptidase U62 modulator of DNA gyrase (Evidence 3 : Putative function from multiple computational evidences), whose protein sequence is MIEKSKAQAILQAVLKGSQGDMTEAVLENNRLSLTRFAESKIHQNIDTEETTLYIRTVKDKKISVLATGDMSDEGIRKALADSAALLVHAQTDDNFVSLPKPDGTNLNENSLSEGTTGCSPEKRAEAVERIAAIGRKGNLEASGAYRIETKVLSVVNSLGVDRYFAGNNAQLSMTLSGKENNSGWASAFDPDASQIDFDSLAKTATQKAVMSRDAIAMPDGQYTVILEPAAVGQLLLMLAFMGFGCKTLYEHRSFMAGKIGQKIAGDNFSVAEDPFDKSFNNPPFDYEGTPKIKVPLVENGIAKGVVYNSYYADLMGEKSTGNALPPNNSFGPYPKNMVVAPGDSSFDDMIKATDKGILITHFWYINYLNPMKTMVTGTTRDGTFLIEGGKLGPAVKTMRTNQSILEAFSNIAAISKDEIVYPQYSVLMKVPAMKINNFNLAAEEEETNKC